A window of the Bacteroides thetaiotaomicron VPI-5482 genome harbors these coding sequences:
- a CDS encoding linear amide C-N hydrolase, translated as MKKKLTGVALVLAAVSLMGIQPAGACTRAVYLGPDRMVVTGRTMDWKEDIMSNIYVFPRGMQRAGHNKEKTVNWTSKYGSVIATGYDIGTCDGMNEKGLVASLLFLPESVYSLPGDTRPAMGISIWTQYVLDNFATVREAVDEMKKETFRIDAPRMPNGGPESTLHMAITDETGNTAVIEYLDGKLSIHEGKEYQVMTNSPRYELQLAVNDYWKEVGGLQMLPGTNRSSDRFVRASFYIHAIPQTADAKIAVPSVLSVMRNVSVPFGINTPEKPHISSTRWRSVSDQKNKVYYFESTLTPNLFWLDLKKIDFSPKAGVKKLSLTKGEIYAGDAVKDLKDSQSFTFLFETPVM; from the coding sequence ATGAAGAAAAAACTTACGGGTGTTGCATTGGTGTTAGCTGCCGTCTCTTTGATGGGCATACAGCCGGCGGGAGCATGTACGCGTGCCGTATATCTGGGGCCGGACCGAATGGTGGTCACTGGTCGCACGATGGACTGGAAAGAAGACATTATGTCAAATATCTATGTGTTTCCACGTGGAATGCAGCGTGCGGGACACAATAAAGAAAAAACAGTAAACTGGACTTCCAAATATGGAAGCGTAATCGCAACAGGCTATGATATAGGTACTTGTGACGGAATGAATGAAAAAGGACTGGTGGCAAGCTTGCTCTTCTTGCCGGAATCTGTTTATTCACTTCCCGGAGATACCCGTCCGGCAATGGGAATCAGTATCTGGACTCAATATGTGCTTGACAATTTTGCAACGGTGCGTGAGGCGGTAGATGAAATGAAAAAAGAGACTTTCCGTATTGACGCTCCCCGTATGCCGAACGGGGGACCGGAATCTACTTTACACATGGCTATTACCGATGAAACAGGCAACACGGCAGTGATCGAATATCTGGATGGCAAACTGAGTATCCATGAGGGGAAAGAATATCAGGTGATGACCAATTCTCCGCGTTATGAATTGCAGTTGGCTGTCAATGATTACTGGAAAGAAGTGGGTGGATTGCAGATGTTGCCGGGAACGAACCGTTCGAGCGACCGTTTTGTGCGTGCCTCTTTCTACATTCACGCCATTCCGCAGACTGCCGATGCAAAGATAGCTGTCCCCAGTGTGCTGAGTGTGATGCGCAATGTCTCCGTTCCGTTTGGTATCAATACACCGGAGAAGCCTCACATTTCTTCTACTCGCTGGCGTTCCGTTTCCGATCAGAAGAATAAAGTGTATTACTTTGAGTCTACTTTAACTCCGAACCTGTTTTGGCTGGATTTGAAGAAGATTGATTTTAGTCCGAAGGCTGGGGTGAAGAAACTGTCCTTGACCAAAGGAGAAATTTACGCAGGAGATGCCGTGAAGGATTTGAAGGATAGTCAATCATTTACTTTCCTTTTCGAAACTCCGGTGATGTAG